A section of the Pochonia chlamydosporia 170 chromosome 2, whole genome shotgun sequence genome encodes:
- a CDS encoding thermotolerance protein (similar to Verticillium alfalfae VaMs.102 XP_003009077.1), translating into MAFQTSILRDGEWVTETVNLHAALKASAAPRSFTRDHPEPPTCGVLTRTIVESPIVHWILPVRLRSESHNDIAFVGDHFVQISELRRDGQVHEVVRKSDFGSRIRGAVVLGDSLQHGLDEDDPANNVKIEDYDTVMRDALETGHESQPRLPPQLLVLMLESGESVYMFLRKSQGSTLEFVLNKRESPKNLCYLGYHLSVDPSSRYMAAASPDGVLVIYEFESMAELNQQYHQQGFFEPVKSIRIRAIQGVIHKLEFLYPRPEDDYHIILLLIVTRKERNSAEPVSRMVTYEWEVGDSLKEVFAEEKTGNRLPKEHRMPSLLIPLRFNTAFFAVSQPDIGIVKNCLSGSPVFEVLETDTPGRTPLHHGADKPLWTAWARPFRRRKYFEKTDIIYLAREDGAIIHVEIDAPELVPSVTNVGCLDTNINTAFAIAYDIFSDVLIIGGDSGPGGVWKLAPRTDLEQVSVLPNWSPVVDMATSCWRPVKSLNSLEHHTPNSKIPKTNSTLVKPDNLFSASGRGVRGNLTQWRWGIQGRIGLDIESGEPIRRSWGFTMDGPESEGLYGLLALPSSSILLHFSADFGQVDAVEPADTGLDLAFRTLHAHQTQSGLIIQATESAVALISGSQTSLQSLEDLLGIDAIIAENAFCADDVLVISTHNNGNTQLHTMQLEGMDIHVASSWDIAGEVTCVSLFKISGNCFVITGSVVDSVSWISVYALDGKAIATEAVDRKIVNPSISEAPGEAYQFEPLTSICVLQEGAHSAEFVAGTRCGHLLTLRVSDQTPKHLSWNSEVMGVAPVDVFPTHGPFDGGIAAMTCCDNNLTMMSNFSALDLKFRQKNFIWLTDSNDASMPSPPVHSAFGLGLSLSGYTGHMSLMLLAGSRLLIADVWPHFSLVPRCLPLDGTPTRVIFSQTWNCLVVAMLRDDKSTLAFIDPDSGLQIATASDKDKKPSDFISGLGHAGDRIYGLSEWLYVKDGKTFAFLLVSTKDGRLLIVSVNKSESRPGNGSARRLQYWTRYKKVMGRPIYSIVGDNDGIIFCVDRTIHWDVLDLTEKKLRPMKQYEVDSPVTSLRVANGKIFALTTMHSLEVIDHRAGEDDEMDLIHTDAVSRTTIHMTDIGTDGTDPEISRWPVTMLSDHRGGLAGVWIPWGQRHKEFQTIFEGILQTSVRRFTQARSRPLWLGSDTRNRYGTVASSEEGSEVFGVSLDGSLRHFTLLNLELWRVLSLIQNLALRSRFFNPMSGGPSDSDSVVSDDDVDIEPQPHPKLMHIDGDLLQRCLEKRILEKLVGTADGLDLFCEYLDDMEGGRWTEEFRDDIGTSEEQRQGAYFKLGYDVLDYVLAPVL; encoded by the exons ATGGCCTTTCAAACTAGCATTCTCCGCGACGGCGAATGGGTAACTGAGACTGTCAACCTCCACGCGGCTTTGAAAGCATCCGCTGCGCCCAGGTCATTCACACGAGACCATCCAGAACCGCCAACCTGCGGAGTTTTAACCAGAACCATAGTGGAAAGTCCCATAGTTCACTGGATTCTTCCTGTTCGATTGAGGTCAGAAAGCCACAACGATATCGCCTTTGTCGGG GACCACTTCGTGCAAATAAGCGAGCTTCGGAGAGACGGGCAGGTTCATGAGGTTGTACGAAAGAGTGACTTTGGTTCCAGAATACGAGGAGCGGTTGTCCTGGGAGACTCTCTCCAGCATGGACTGGATGAAGACGATCCAGCAAACAATGTTAAAATTGAAGACTATGACACGGTCATGCGAGACGCACTTGAGACTGGCCATGAATCTCAACCACGGCTGCCACCGCAACTTCTAGTCCTAATGCTCGAATCAGGCGAGAGTGTATACATGTTCTTGCGCAAATCGCAAGGTTCAACACTTGAATTTGTTTTGAATAAGCGAGAAAGCCCCAAAAACCTTTGCTACTTGGGCTATCATTTATCTGTCGATCCATCATCACGGTACATGGCCGCAGCCTCCCCGGATGGAGTCCTCGTTATCTATGAATTCGAGTCCATGGCTGAACTCAACCAGCAGTACCACCAACAGGGATTCTTTGAACCCGTCAAGTCAATTCGAATTCGGGCTATACAAGGCGTGATTCACAAATTGGAATTTTTGTATCCACGTCCAGAAGACGACTATCATATTATTCTGCTTTTGATTGTAacaagaaaggaaaggaacTCGGCGGAACCTGTTTCGCGTATGGTCACGTATGAGTGGGAAGTGGGAGACAGCCTCAAGGAGGTATTTGCCGAGGAGAAAACCGGCAACAGGCTGCCAAAGGAGCATCGGATGCCGTCACTTCTCATCCCACTTCGATTCAACACAGCCTTCTTCGCGGTCTCCCAGCCTGATATAGGCATCGTGAAGAACTGCCTCTCTGGCTCACCCGTGTTCGAGGTGCTCGAGACGGACACCCCGGGAAGGACCCCTCTTCATCACGGCGCAGACAAACCGCTCTGGACAGCATGGGCTAGACCATTCCGAAGACGAAAATATTTTGAGAAAACGGACATAATTTATTTAGCCCGCGAGGACGGCGCCATCATTCACGTTGAGATCGACGCTCCGGAGCTTGTTCCATCTGTGACCAACGTGGGCTGCCTCGacacaaacatcaacacaGCCTTTGCCATTGCGTATGATATTTTCTCTGATGTTCTTATTATTGGTGGCGATTCTGGCCCGGGTGGCGTCTGGAAG CTTGCGCCACGTACCGACCTCGAACAAGTCAGTGTTTTGCCGAACTGGTCACCAGTTGTCGATATGGCAACCTCTTGCTGGCGTCCAGTCAAAAGTCTAAACAGCTTGGAACACCACACCCCAAATTCGAAAATCCCCAAGACGAATAGCACGCTAGTAAAGCCAGACAACTTATTCAGTGCTTCTGGTCGCGGAGTGAGAGGCAATCTCACACAGTGGAGATGGGGCATCCAGGGCCGGATTGGTCTGGATATCGAGTCGGGTGAGCCTATTCGACGCTCCTGGGGATTCACCATGGACGGACCCGAGAGTGAAGGTCTGTatggcttgcttgccttACCAAGTTCCTCGATTTTGCTTCACTTCTCTGCCGATTTTGGTCAAGTTGACGCCGTGGAGCCCGCCGAtactggacttgacttggcatTTCGCACGCTACATGCCCATCAAACCCAATCGGGTCTCATTATCCAAGCCACTGAGTCTGCAGTTGCTTTGATTTCTGGATCTCAAACGTCGCTTCAGTCTCTGGAAGACTTGCTCGGTATAGATGCCATTATTGCTGAGAATGCCTTTTGTGCTGATGATGTTCTGGTCATCTCCACCCATAATAACGGAAACACTCAGCTACACACCATGCAGCTCGAAGGGATGGATATCCATGTCGCAAGTTCTTGGGATATAGCTGGTGAGGTAACATGTGTATCTCTTTTCAAGATATCTGGCAATTGCTTCGTCATCACGGGCTCTGTTGTTGACAGTGTGTCGTGGATATCCGTCTACGCACTGGATGGTAAAGCCATTGCCACCGAAGCGGTTGACAGGAAGATAG TTAACCCCTCAATATCTGAAGCTCCAGGTGAAGCATATCAGTTTGAGCCGTTGACTAGCATTTGTGTCCTGCAAGAAGGTGCTCACTCGGCTGAATTTGTTGCTGGGACACGATGCGGGCATTTACTTACGTTGAGAGTCTCTGACCAGACCCCAAAACATCTGAGCTGGAACAGCGAGGTTATGGGCGTGGCCCCTGTCGACGTTTTCCCAACACATGGTCCTTTCGATGGCGGTATAGCAGCCATGACATGCTGCGATAATAACCTTACAATGATGTCAAACTTTTCAGCCTTGGATCTCAAGTTTCGCCAAAAAAATTTCATATGGCTGACAGACTCAAATGACGCCTCGATGCCATCCCCGCCGGTACACTCCGCTTTTGGTCTCGGTCTCAGCTTATCAGGCTATACTGGCCACATGTCACTGATGCTTCTTGCTGGATCAAGACTTCTCATCGCAGATGTTTGGCCACACTTCTCTCTTGTTCCTAGATGTCTGCCTCTGGATGGAACTCCTACTAGAGTCATCTTCTCGCAAACATGGAATTGCTTAGTAGTGGCAATGCTCCGAGATGACAAGTCAACATTAGCATTCATCGATCCCGACAGCGGACTTCAAATTGCAACTGCTTCTGATAAGGACAAGAAACCTTCAGACTTTATTTCAGGCCTTGGTCATGCAGGCGATAGAATCTATGGTCTTAGCGAGTGGTTATATGTGAAAGATGGCAAAACATTTGCCTTCCTCTTGGTGTCGACGAAGGATGGTAGGCTGCTCATTGTGTCCGTGAATAAATCGGAATCTCGGCCCGGTAATGGCAGTGCAAGGAGATTGCAATACTGGACCCGTTATAAGAAGGTAATGGGTCGGCCCATTTACTCAATCGTGGGCGACAACGATGGAATCATATTTTGCGTGGACAGGACCATTCACTGGGACGTCCTTGATCTGACTGAGAAGAAACTACGACCTATGAAACAGTACGAGGTCGATTCTCCAGTAACCTCACTTCGGGTTGCGAACGGCAAGATCTTCGCCTTAACCACTATGCACTCCCTGGAAGTGATTGACCACAGGGCaggagaagacgacgagatgGACCTGATTCACACGGATGCTGTATCCAGGACAACAATTCATATGACCGACATCGGTACCGATGGAACGGACCCAGAAATCAGCAGATGGCCGGTTACCATGCTCTCAGATCACAGGGGAGGGCTTGCAGGTGTATGGATTCCATGGGGCCAACGGCATAAGGAATTCCAGACGATATTTGAAGGCATACTGCAAACTTCTGTCCGCCGGTTCACGCAAGCTCGAAGCCGTCCACTGTGGCTGGGGTCGGATACACGTAACCGTTACGGCACTGTAGCCAGTAGTGAAGAAGGGTCGGAAGTATTTGGAGTTTCTCTTGACGGCTCATTACGTCATTTCACATTACTAAACCTCGAACTTTGGCGAGTTCTCAGCCTGATACAGAATTTGGCACTGCGAAGTCGATTTTTCAACCCCATGAGCGGTGGCCCGTCGGATTCGGACAGCGTGGTGTCGGACGACGATGTTGATATCGAGCCACAACCGCACCCCAAGCTAATGCATATTGACGGCGACTTGCTGCAACGTTGTCTTGAAAAGAGAATTCTCGAGAAACTAGTCGGGACAGCGGACGGACTGGATCTCTTTTGTGAGTAtcttgatgacatggagggtGGTCGCTGGACAGAGGAGTTCAGGGATGACATTGGCACATCAGAGGAGCAAAGACAAGGAGCTTATTTCAAACTGGGATATGATGTTCTGGATTATGTTTTGGCACCGGTTTTATAG